A window from Brucella sp. BE17 encodes these proteins:
- a CDS encoding 2-hydroxyacid dehydrogenase has translation MLRTHFNLIEIPDNDIESCLSPQIRASISGVACYTRIDRQFIDALPNLEIIASYGVGYDTVDAAYARTRNIVVTNTPDVLNEEVADLTIGLLISVVREIPKAEAYLREGKWKLSSYPHSRLTLRNRTVGIYGMGRIGRCIAQRIEAFGLPVAYHSRRPAEGVAYNYFPSLLELASASDVLISIVPGGAATANSVNAEVLSALGPEGVFINVGRGTVVDEDALITALRTGTIAAAGLDVFADEPNVPEEMFTLDNLTLLPHIASASVSTRTAMADLVARNVISWFQNGAAITPVP, from the coding sequence CAATCTTATAGAAATCCCTGACAACGACATTGAAAGCTGTCTGTCTCCCCAGATACGGGCGTCAATTTCTGGCGTGGCCTGTTACACCAGAATCGATCGGCAGTTCATCGACGCACTTCCCAATCTGGAGATTATCGCCAGCTACGGCGTTGGATATGACACGGTGGACGCCGCCTATGCACGCACAAGGAATATTGTTGTCACAAACACTCCAGATGTCTTAAATGAAGAGGTAGCCGATCTCACGATAGGACTGCTTATCAGCGTCGTGCGCGAGATACCGAAGGCGGAAGCTTACCTTCGCGAGGGCAAATGGAAATTGTCGAGCTATCCGCACAGTCGTCTGACGCTGCGCAACCGCACGGTCGGTATCTATGGAATGGGCCGAATCGGTCGCTGCATTGCCCAGCGGATCGAAGCATTTGGGCTTCCGGTTGCTTATCACAGTCGGCGCCCGGCAGAGGGGGTCGCGTATAACTATTTCCCTTCCCTGCTTGAACTAGCAAGCGCCTCTGATGTGCTCATATCTATCGTGCCTGGGGGCGCTGCGACTGCAAACAGCGTGAATGCCGAGGTGCTGTCGGCTCTCGGGCCTGAAGGCGTTTTCATCAATGTGGGCCGCGGAACCGTTGTGGATGAAGATGCGCTGATCACCGCCCTGCGTACAGGAACGATTGCGGCGGCGGGCCTCGATGTTTTCGCGGATGAACCCAATGTCCCAGAGGAGATGTTCACACTCGATAATCTGACGCTCCTGCCACATATCGCATCCGCGTCGGTCAGTACGCGTACCGCGATGGCTGATCTCGTGGCACGGAACGTGATTAGCTGGTTCCAGAATGGAGCGGCGATTACACCCGTCCCATAG